The Arachis duranensis cultivar V14167 chromosome 9, aradu.V14167.gnm2.J7QH, whole genome shotgun sequence genomic sequence gagaaaggactggagatgctattggattctgacccgcCTACattcgaagtgaattttctggagccacagaagcccaattggtgggCTCTCAAAtgtgttagaaagtagacatcttgggctttccagcaatattataatagtccatactttgcctgagatttgatggtccaaactggcgtttaaacgcccaccagagacccctTTTTGGCATAAAACagccaaactggcaccagaattggagttaaacacccaaactggcatccaagctggtgtttaactccagaaaaggcctatgcacgtgtaaagctcaatgctcagcctaaacacataccaagtaggccccgaaagtggatttctgcagtATCTgtacttagttacttattttctgtaatccctagtaactagtttagtataaattgcactttttactattgtattctgaTCTTatgccatgcctagacctttttctcttatgtattttctacggtggagtttctacacctcatagattaaggtgcagagttctgctgttcttcatgaattaatacaagtactattgtttctctttcaattcacgcttactacttctccaagatatactcttgtacttaattcggtcaagtcagaatgaaggggtgacccgtgacaatcacccactatcttcgttactcgcttagccaagatccgcgtgcctgacaaccacaagcggtctacatgatgttcaacgtagtcattggacgacagccggagtatagtctcttgggtctctgatccacgaaACTGACTTGTCTCTCCTAACAATAAAGCATTCGAATtcgtgagattagaaccttcgtggtataagctagaaccaattgacagcattcctgagatccggaaagtcttaaccttgtctgtggtattccgagtaggatccgggatgggatgactgtgacgagcttcaaactcacgaatgttgggtaTAGTGACAgtatgcaaaaggatagagagatcctattctgacacaagtgagaactgacagatgattagccgtgcggtagctgtgcctggtatttttcatccgaggcaagaaatctgacagttgattagccgtacagaaactgtagcctagaccattttcactgagaggatcatacagctggCCATGGAAGGGAACacacatgattggatgaagacaataggaaagcagaggttcagaagcaacaaagcatcttcaaacgcttatatgaaattcccaccaatgaattacataagtatctttattttattttatgttttatttatcctttaattatcaaaacctcataaccatttgaatccgcctgactaagatttacaggatgaccagagcttgcttcaagccgacaatctccgtgggatcgacctttactcgcgtaaggttttattacttggacgacccagtgcacttgctggttagttgtatcggagttgtgagaagtgtgaatcacaattccgtgcaccaagcACTAATTCACCTTCTTCCATATCAATCAGAGCTCAtccagtggctaggaatggtcttcctagagttatagaggcattctcatcctcccttgtgtcaagaatcacaaaatctgctgggaggaagaacttacccactttgaccaagatatttTTCACTAATCCGTAGGCAAGCTTTACAGATTTGTCTACCATCTGTAACGCTATCcttgtgggttgtgcctcttggatttgtaacttcttcatcacagataagggcattaaattgatgcttgctcccaaatcacataacgctttctcaaaggttatgCTCCCAATGGTacatggaatttgaaagctccctggatctggcatcttccttggtAAATTATTCtgaatgatggcactacattccttagtcaggACAACtatctcatctccctttaaaggcttcttctttgacaacaacTCCTTCATAAATTTGACATAGAGAAACATTTgtccaaaacctcagcaaaaggaatattgatttgaaactttctgaagacttccaagaacttAGAAAAGTGCTTCTCCTTGGTTTCCTTTTGatgtctctgaggatatggcattttaggcttgtactcaggagcctttggcaatgtaggataaCTGTCAAGAGAGTCTGGGAATGGGTTGTCCGCACGCTTTGGAGGGACGTGCTCTACTTCCTCATTCTTCTCttctggagcttctttttcaactggctCCTCGTTAACTTTTGCTTCCGTACTTGCCATTTGTCCACTTATTAAGGTGATAGCATTGCATTCCTCTCTTAGATTCGGAATTGTGTTACCAAGAAGGCTATTAGTGGTTCTCTTGTCCAAGTTCTTGGTTGATTCTCTGGTTTTCTCTCTAAAACTTGCCAATATTGCTTCCAAATTATTGTTCTGCTGGGGATGAGAAGTTGCTTGCTGAGATGACTGAAACTGgtggttattaaaattattctgttgaaagccgtcctgagaattattgttaaaattctgaggtctctgaggttggtccttccacccaaaatttgggtgatttctccacctctgattgtatgtcttagaatatAGATCTTTATAGGGATTTTTAGGACCACTCCCTatgtaattgacctgttcagaagaggattgagcataatcataattatcattttgcacaaaattacctGTCATGTCATATGAGACCGCttgaggtggattttgggtgttgatagctgagacttgcatgtcactcatctgttgagtaagtagatttatttactgagacataagcttgttctgagcaagaatagcattgagagcttctacttccataacacccttcttctgaggagcctaagagttcacaggattcttgttagatgagtataaatattggttgctaacagccaattcaataagctcaatagtctcttccggtgtcttcttcttgtacAGTGAACCACttgcagaattatctaagcacatcttggacatttcaccaaaaccttcataaaagatatctagttgggttcatttggagaacatgtccaaagggcattgcctagtcagtagcttgtatctctcccaagcttcataaagagttttaccatccttctgcctgaaggtctgaacctccatcataagcttagtcagcttctttggtgagaaaaatttagtaagaaacTCAATAACAACCATTtcccaagtatccaaactctccttgggttgggaatctagccatagctttgctccatccctcagagcaaacgggaagagcatgagtttgtacacctcggggttcactccatttgtcttcacagtatcacaaatctgcacaaaattagaaataaattgatttgggtcttcttgagaagaccatgatactggcagttttgttgcaccagggtgACCAATTGTGGCtttaactcaaagttgttcgcagctatagaaggcaccacaatgctttttTCATAAAGATCTACAGTAGGAGCAGAGTAAGAGCCAAGCACTCTCCTTTTttgctcattcccattcggATTTGCCATATTGGCATTAGCAGCATTATTAGGATCCATAAtggattctgcagccttgtaaagtcttgcttaTTACAAACGtcgcctgaaagtcctttcaggttcaggatcaaagtctaagagaggTTCCTTGTCTCTGTTCCTACGCATAGACAGACAGAAGACAAGAAAGGATGGaactctctacgtcagagtgcagagaattcccaatgaggtaacctgtgtaaagagATAAATGTACTGAATAAAACAAacactaaaattcaaaaattactattaaaattaagactaattttttttgaaattactaggcaaattaaataacaagaattaaaataagactaactagggaacaccaaacttaatttcagaaattaagaaaaatgttagtactatttatttatttatttttttttcgaaaatactaaagcaaaatttaaataaaattaaaactaaaatgcctaatctaagcaatcaaacaactaatagttgttaatcactatcaccgacaacggcgccaaaaacttggtgtggaATTTACAATcacaaactaaccgacaagtgtaccgggtcgtaccaagtagtaccgcaagtgaatgagggtcgatcccacgaggattgatggactaagcaacaatggttaagtgatttacttagttagacaaacaaaaaatggtgtttgagagttcaaaaagcattaaacaggaactcagaatatcagaagacaggcaataaataagttgggaataaaatatggagaaagcagttaaggcttcagagttatctattttccagattgacttttcttattaatttattttaatcatgcaagatttaattcctggaaaactatatatgactaaaccctaatttcttagacctttttagtgtcctctaaaattcatcaatcgctaatttcttggtcaattaattccatttagagggtgaagtttaattctagttatatgccacaaaaattctaattaactaaatataagaggattatatgtcacgtatcccgttaaatccaaataattaaaaatttaggataatatgttttcaaactgttgttcaagtaaagagcttttccaagatatacaagaactcaattagaaagagggtcatacttccgttccacccaatttcataaaataaagaacaaaaacaattcttaaaatataagtcagtacataaattaaaatagaaaaaacaagcaacaaaatcaatccatacaatagatagatatcctaaccttaacagtggaggtttagttgctcatggaaaagagtgaaaactaggattctggtAAACTGTAAATTTCGAATGAGGTGGAATCCTCCAGAAGAGAAgtttcttttcacttttatatctaatcctaattaatttaaaaatctattttctaaaactaaaataatatcttttcctattttaaaataaaatacaaaattaatcaaaattaattaaactatcCGTGCAGCCTTTGGAAGAAGATTGGGGGCCACTGGTATTATCAAgatccacgctgaacttggaaatTTCCAAGATCAGCGTAGAGGAGGCAGTGGCATCTTTAGTGTGTTTCTTTGAATCCATGTTGAACTTGGCTTttcccaagttcagcgtggagaaGGCAGCGTGTGCTTCCCTGGGAGTTCTCAaatccacgctgaacttggcaGGAACCAAGTTCAACGTGGATGATGCAGAGGTTGCTGGAGATGAAATGtgcactattatatatcgttggaaagccctgaaagTTATCTTTTCAATGTTTttagaatcacctcaattggatatCTGTAGCTTAAGTTATTCTCGTTTGAGTACAAGAAGGTCAGGATTAACAGCATCATtcgctttcttccttttttgctACAAAACTCCGTCAAATTCTTTcaaatgctacctgaaataaatagaattatGATCAActtaaagtagcatccatagtggctaaaagatatttaattttttattaaacttgGCAATTCAAGTGCAAATTCACaaggaaaagatagataagatgctcacgcatcaatatCCCTTGGAGTAGATTCAAGACGGAGTTTTACGGGAAATATTTCTTACATGCAATTCGCATTGCAAAAAAATTAGAGTTAATGCAACTGAAGCAAGAAAATATGTCTGTTGCTGACTATACCCGAGAATTTGACAACTTGTGTCATCTGTCAAGAGTTTGTCAAGGAAATCTAGCCGACTATGAGGCATGGAAGTGTGTTCAGTATGAGAAAGGGCTTAGAAGAGACATCTTCAACTGCGTGAGTCCGCAAAGGTTAATGAATATTCCTGAATtgattacaaaaattaaatttgcagAACGTTACTCCATGAAGTCAGCAATGTTATAGGAAGGCTATGGAGAGACTACTCCAGATGAGCCGTATAAAGCTGGGGCATATAGCGCGAGACTGTCCACAAAAGAAACGTCGGGATGCATTCGAATCTGATCTTCAGACCTAAGGTAACCATAAGCCAGCAGTTGAGTTTTTAACTACTTTGCGTATCATTAATATATGTATGATCCATTTGTGAAGCACGACAAGTTTTGATGATCGTGGAGTCCGAGCCGATGGTTAGTTGAAGACTACTAGTTGTTGAGATGGAGCGATATTTAGCTACCTTAGATGAGTGGCTAGGTTCTTAGAAGATAAAAATCAGAATGACGAAGTAGAAGCCGGGTGAATTATACCTAAGGAACTGGAATCGTTGAGAGCTATGCAGAGTTACCGTTTGAAATCTAGTGACATTCAAATTTCAAGGAAAAGGAATAGAGCGAGTACAACCTTTAGTTGTTAATTGATCGAGAGACAAGTAGAGGTGAGACCGAATTACTATACGAGAGAGTTCTAAGACCGTTCTTGAAGATGTACCAGAATTTTCACCTTATAGAGAGCGTGAGTTGGTCATAAACGTAGTGTCAAAAATCGGATCAGTGTTGATTGCACCACAAGAGCGATCTTGTTCCTTACTCGTACAAAGTTTGTATCTTTTGAATTCAGCCTGAACTCATCATAAGATAATCACATTATTTTTTAGTCCTGGTGACCTGCAGTGCGGGAAATTGCCCCTTGTGTAAACTCGCATTCCTTTCAAGCCAACTAGAACCTATATAATCCGACATGCCTTATTCTTTCTATTTAAGCTTTGATTCGAACTTCTTTCCTAAAATGCAACTAGGCTTCTCCTCTTGTGCATCCCATTAGTTCTGTACAACTCCGGTTAACTGTATGTAAGACTTTCTTCTGAATTCTTGTGAACACCGTTCGTGCTACTCGTTCGTTCCTTTGAACATAACTCTTCTTTGAAAAATAAACTCGTATTGGATTTTGCGTCACACATAACTCTTAGATGCAATTATTAGAGTGTCAATCCTTTAGAGCAAGACTTTGGAACATGAAAGTAAACCAGCGACATTACAAGGGAATTCAAAACCTTAATCCTCACCGATCGTATCGCTCATGACTAAATAGATGCAATAAGGTGCACCGTGTGAATCAAATACCAGGATACGTTGGAAGCCTTTGAGCCATGGAAATAAGATTgatctttatgccaattcttgTATCACTTAAGCCTAATGGACCATTTAAGAAATTACTACGATGCATTATTGGAGGACTTAAGAAACGTGCTGATGCGACATCATAAGGTTGGAGTAGACGCCCTAAGCAAGAAGTTTATAAGGGATTCTTGGACGTAATTTCAAAGGAGGAAATGTTAGATGAGTTGAAGTTCTAAGTTGGAGAATGAGAGTGTAGAGTGAAAATGTCAGACTAAGTCCATTGCCAGTTTACAACGTGGTATCGACGAGATGCAAGATGCATAGCGAGACAATAAGGAGCCGCTAAAGATATCAAAGTTTGGTAaacaaaggagaattaaaaagaGATTTATATGCCTAATGCAAATGCCAAAATAGAGATCGTAGGGTCAAGGGCTTTGATGAGGGAAAAACGATTTCTACACAAACCAACCGGCAaatataccgggtcgcatcaaatAGTAAAACTCACAAAAGTGAGGTCGAttccacaaggattgatggatcaagcaattttagtgagGTGATTAGTCTAGTTATGCGAATATTAATGAATTGAGTGAAATTTGAGTAacaaaatgtaaattgcagggaatttaaagtgcagaatgtaaattgacagaaacttaaatagtaagaaacttaaattgcacgaaggataaattgcaggaaatatAAATGGGATTGGGTGCTAGGAAATTAAAGGAAGCTGTAAATTCaatgacaattaaaatgaaGATTAACAGAATGAAAGAttcattagggattggagatatcattATCCATCATGAATCAGATGGGTCTCAACTCCTTCCTCAATCATATGAGTAGATCTATGGCGGATtaaaattgattggatcccaatttcttggcaatccaatctctctaatcacaatcaatcttgacaattccttgatccaattgtcatgagaagaggttaagtgcataTCTCTCATCCACAAGCCACACAATctctcaagatctcaattcctctcgaatggtgttgatcaagagagtTGTGAGAGATAGAGCTTCAGTTCTAATTTCCATGATTCCCCTTCCGAGGCTCACATGGAAATTCAATGGATCCAAACCCCCTTCCAAAGTGAATGGATCTAATCAACATAGAAGTTATCTCTTAGCTACTCAAGcagattgagaagaagaagatgttcATCAATCCATTAGAATTataatagagctcctccccctaatgaagtGGGGTACTGGATCATTACTCTTAGAACAAGTGcagagaatttaaattgcatgaaaatagAGCAGAAATGTAGAAGTGCAGGAAATTGAATTGCATAAAATTAAACTGAATTCCATACAATTGAAatgtaaaagtgcagaaaagagCAGAAGTGTATCAAACTAAAATTCTATACTACACTCTCTGGAGTCTCTAATCCTCTAAGAGAGTTCTGGAGTCTCTAATCCTCCAGCCTTCCATTCCTACCCTCCTTCAACATCTATCAAACATTACTCTTCTTTTCATCCCCAAAATGGGTTTTCAGTGTACTTAGATGTGGacttttggccttggttgaaGCTAGTTGAGAGTGGGTCTTCAGTTGGTGCGGTGGGGACCTTCCCAGGAGAACGTAGCATTCGTTAGGAGAGCGGAGCGCTCaggcatccacgcgtacgcgtttcCTACACTTGCGCGTCCCTTGCATTTTTGCCcctcgacgcgtacgcgtgggacaTTCACTAAACGAACGTAGCATTCATGCAACGAACACTACCCATGCGTACACGTCACatacacgtacgcgtggattgcaaAAATGCCATTTCCACGCTGATGCTCCATGCACGCGTTTGTGCAATCCATCACCATTGccacacccacgcgtacgcgtcatgcacgcgtgcACATCGGTGActaaatttgaattccaatTTCTGAAGTGTCACAGGCACTCATTCAAAGTGAACGTAGCATTCTTTGCTGGTGAACGTTAATCCTCCTTCCACGCGTGCGTGCCATGCATGCTTACCCGTGGATTTACAAAAGTATCATCCTGCGTGTGAGTGTCTTGTACGTGTGCGCATTGCTTGTGAACGTAGCATTCATCAAATGAACGTAGCATTCTCCtgtacttcttccttctttgtttctttctctcATCTTTTCACCTGtcatcaatcaaacatgcaatcaaagcctaaccaaaatcataaggttttgcatcattcataataatcacctaattcttgcataaatctcatgattttatgtaaaattaacaatgtttgattgaatcaagacaaCTATGAATTTTTCATCCAGACACCtacttattgcctaagaaatgcatgaaaacctaataaaataaatgaaaaagggttgtaaaactagcctaagatgacttgtcatcacaacaccaaacttaaaccttgtttgtcctcaagcaagcACTAAAACATAAGGAGAATAAATGAAAATAGAGAGAGGTATAAGCCTTTTATTGGAAGACAGTTAGTTCTGGTTAATGAggttttcatgcatgatattctTAGTGATTTTTATTTGTAGCTAGCGTATGGACACTCCTTTGGATTCTcacttgaattataaaaaaaagagacttGTTATGATTTGGTCCTTAGTTTTTCTTGCTCTCTTTTGATTTGAGCTTTATTGTTTAGCTGAGGTTTAATGCTCTGTGTTAAGGCAGCTCTTTAAAGTAAGCTTTCAGCCAGCATTCCCGCTCCAGTTGGCTCAAGATGataggtgttgagacacccctaaggacttacttgctcaagcctctccttAGCACATACACATCACAGGCATCTAGCTTGTTTTATTCTTTGGAAATTgatgtccagcacctctttgcgTCATTAAATGCTTTGTCTCAAAGTAGCTCTTaatagtggactttcagttggcaatcccgggttagttaactcaagttgccgggtgatgaagcaccccttagAACCTAGTTATCCAAGCTTATCTTTGTACAAGAAAATCATAGGCATATATCCAAACCTCAAGCCATTGGTGCCCAGccttatttatttctttctatttctttctcttgcaattttttcttttattatggaCCTTTTTCATTTgtaaagaaatcatgaaatgTAACTCAAGTTCATATCTCAAAGTCATGCCAACCTTCAGCCTTATTCATAAATAAACTAATGAACCAGCACATACCACTACATAACTTTACTCTATCTTTTGTTAAAACAGACCTTTACTCTTTCTCTATTTCACAACaattcttcttttattcaagcatgggGAACAAAACATACAACTTAAGTAAGATGAAGATGAAGCAAGCACTTAGACTAGCAAGTCATAATAGCatgaaaacaaacaaattaacaGACAACACTTCACTCTAACAGGACACTAATCAACAAGGGAACGATTGCACTTTCAATTAACACATTtaagctaaagacagtaaagtaACAATACAACCTCTTGGAGTCCACTTGTTTTCCTTCTTGTTTTCCTCTGGTCCTATCCTTCATGCATTCTTCTTCTTGAGTGGGCTCATGTAGAGTCTTGAAGACATGAAATGCTAGGTGCTCATTATGTACTCTTAGCAACAGCtcccctttttcaacatctatcaATGCTCTGCCCGTAGCTAAAAAAGGCCTCCCTAGAATGATGGGAGTGTTAGGGTCATCTTCCATATCTAGGATAACAAAGTCTGCTGGAAGAAAGAATTTTTCCACTTTTACTAGCACATTCTCCACAACTTCCAGTGCTTGCTTAATGGATTTGTTAGCCATTTGGAGAGCTATTCGAGTGGATTTCAGCTCAAGAATGTGAAGTTTCCTCATGAGAGATAGAGACATTAAGtttatgcttgcaccaagaTCACAGAATGATTTCTCAATTGTTATgtttcctatggtgcaaggtatatAAAACCTTCCAGGATCATCCTTCTTCTCTGGTAAACCTCTTTGGAGAATAGCACTACACTCCATTGTCATCTCAACAATTTGTCCTTCTTTCAAGGATCTTTTCTTCGTTAGcacttctttcataaatttggcATATAATGGCATCTGTTCAAGTGCTCTAAGAAAGAAATATTGATGCTGAGTGTCTTGAATCTGTCCAGAAATTTTGAATATTGCTTATCCTCATTCTCTTTCTTGAACGTTTGAGGGTATGGAAGTTTGGGGACATATGGCTTCaccccttccttcttctcttgcaGTTGTGGTTCAAGAATGTTCTCTCTCCCTTTGAGATTCATGCATTCTTGGTTTTTTGATCCTCTTCACTTTGTGTTCTGGtacacggaattgtgatcacacttttcacaactccggtacaactaaccagcaagtgcactgggtcgtccaaataataaaaccttacgcgggtaagggtcgatcccacggagattgctggcttgaagcaagctatggtcatcctgtaaatcttagtcaggtggattcaattggttatgagttttgataattgaaagataaataaagatgtaaattaaaataaagatacttctgtaattcat encodes the following:
- the LOC107465723 gene encoding uncharacterized protein LOC107465723; translation: MECSAILQRGLPEKKDDPGRFYIPCTIGNITIEKSFCDLGASINLMSLSLMRKLHILELKSTRIALQMANKSIKQALEVVENVLVKVEKFFLPADFVILDMEDDPNTPIILGRPFLATGRALIDVEKGELLLRVHNEHLAFHVFKTLHEPTQEEECMKDRTRGKQEGKQVDSKRLYCYFTVFSLNVLIESAIVPLLISVLLE